In Rickettsia endosymbiont of Lasioglossum villosulum, the DNA window TTTTTTTATCTTTAAAGATAATCAAATAATAATTCTATTCATTTATTTACATTAGTCGTTTTTCTTTACTTGGGTAAAGCTCAACTCTATCGGAGTTGCTTTGCCAAATATTGATACTGAAACTTTTAATCTAGCTTTTTCTTGGTCTACTTCTTCTACAGTACCTGTAAAGGTTTCAAAAGGTCCTTCTGTAACAGTCACTATTTCGCCGACCTCGTATAATTTCGCATCTTTTGCTTCTTTAGCTTCGGTTTCTAATCTAATATTCTGTATTTCGCTTTCCGTAAGAGCTTTTGGAGTAGTTTTACTACCTAAAAAGCCTGTTACTCCTGGTATATTTTTTACTAAATGCCAAGATTTATCTGTCATATTCATTTTTATTAGAATATAACTAGGCATTAATTTTTTTTCTACCTTGACGTTTTTACCGCGTTTAACTTCGGAAACACCAAAAACCGGTACTAATATATCATCAAAAAAATCTGACATTTTTTGCTTGCTAATTCTCTCAAGCATCACTCGTTTTATACGATTTTCTGCTC includes these proteins:
- the nusG gene encoding transcription termination/antitermination protein NusG, which codes for MAEQNIDDILSNSEKDTKKWYVIHTASGAENRIKRVMLERISKQKMSDFFDDILVPVFGVSEVKRGKNVKVEKKLMPSYILIKMNMTDKSWHLVKNIPGVTGFLGSKTTPKALTESEIQNIRLETEAKEAKDAKLYEVGEIVTVTEGPFETFTGTVEEVDQEKARLKVSVSIFGKATPIELSFTQVKKND